In Sphingobium amiense, a genomic segment contains:
- the lptC gene encoding LPS export ABC transporter periplasmic protein LptC, with product MSVQADQQRDVRRQWARPGGSHDRMVGLLKNWLPVAVGVLAALLATAPFTGRDGVSFVLDKNKVEVAKDRMRLTEALYRGEDSKGQPFSLRAGSAVQKSSREPIVDLSSLSARILLEDGPAVITAQKGRYDMETERVGIDGPVQFEAAGGYRLTTRDVGVDLKTRRMKSAGRVDGRMPIGVFSADHLEADMVARTVTLQGRARLRIDQNGLKGRK from the coding sequence GTGTCCGTCCAGGCCGATCAGCAACGCGACGTGCGCCGCCAGTGGGCGCGGCCGGGCGGCAGCCATGACCGGATGGTCGGGCTGCTCAAGAACTGGCTGCCTGTCGCCGTGGGCGTGCTGGCCGCGCTGCTGGCGACCGCGCCTTTCACCGGGCGCGACGGCGTCAGCTTCGTGCTGGACAAGAACAAGGTCGAGGTGGCGAAGGACCGGATGCGCCTGACCGAAGCGCTCTATCGCGGCGAGGACAGCAAGGGGCAGCCTTTTTCCCTGCGGGCGGGCAGCGCGGTGCAGAAAAGCTCGCGCGAGCCGATCGTGGACTTGAGCAGCCTGTCGGCGCGCATCCTGCTGGAGGACGGTCCGGCGGTCATCACCGCGCAGAAGGGCCGATACGACATGGAGACCGAGCGCGTCGGGATCGACGGGCCGGTGCAGTTCGAGGCGGCGGGCGGATACCGGCTCACCACGCGCGACGTGGGCGTCGACCTCAAGACGCGGCGGATGAAGAGCGCGGGGCGGGTCGACGGGCGGATGCCGATCGGCGTGTTCAGCGCCGACCATCTGGAAGCGGACATGGTGGCGCGCACGGTGACTTTGCAGGGCCGCGCCCGCTTGCGCATAGATCAAAATGGCCTCAAAGGGCGGAAGTGA
- a CDS encoding LptA/OstA family protein — protein MNRTLILMSLGFIGTGAALFASADAQVFRNHDSNAPVNFNADRIEVQDRADRVVVTGNVEVTQAGMTLNAARMTVAYHNPPGGSTTGNMGGIEIDRIDASGNVVINKADQTARGNVAIYDLNAKLITMLGNVTLTQGVNRLTGGRLVMDLNSGRTTVDGRSTGGGVPGAATSPSGRVSGTFTVPQRTN, from the coding sequence ATGAATCGCACGCTGATCCTCATGTCCCTCGGCTTCATCGGCACGGGCGCGGCCCTTTTCGCCAGCGCGGACGCGCAGGTTTTCAGAAATCACGACAGCAACGCGCCGGTCAACTTCAATGCCGACCGGATCGAGGTGCAGGACCGCGCCGACCGGGTCGTGGTGACGGGCAATGTCGAAGTGACGCAGGCGGGCATGACGCTCAATGCCGCGCGCATGACGGTCGCCTATCACAACCCGCCGGGCGGCAGCACGACGGGCAACATGGGCGGGATCGAGATCGACCGGATCGACGCGTCGGGCAATGTCGTCATCAACAAGGCGGACCAGACCGCGCGCGGCAATGTCGCCATCTATGACCTCAACGCCAAGCTCATCACGATGCTGGGCAACGTCACGCTGACGCAGGGGGTCAATCGCCTGACCGGCGGGCGGCTGGTGATGGATCTCAACAGCGGACGCACCACGGTCGACGGCCGGTCGACCGGCGGCGGCGTGCCGGGCGCGGCGACCAGTCCGAGCGGGCGCGTGTCGGGCACCTTCACGGTGCCGCAGCGGACGAACTGA
- a CDS encoding right-handed parallel beta-helix repeat-containing protein — protein sequence MLRVAAILLLASAMPVMAETYHVNALTGDDRASGLAPEQAWRTLARVNAFPLQPGDTVLLTGGSVWKEPLTITRSGRASAPIMVGATGQGARPRIEAGGVSPHGVAVLNAEYVRISGLEVTNDSADRAPGAESRYGVLVSAQDRGVTRGIRVSDMYVHDVRGTNARKDNGGIVFQALGPKRATRFQDIAIERNIVWRVDRSGIAGISDQVSRTNWFPSEEVVIRDNLVEDVGGDGIVPRGTDGALIEHNIVRYAGSRAPGYNAGIWQWSTDSSLIQLNEAAFTATRYDGQGFDSDFNSRRTTLLYNYSHDNQGGFLLICSPKLSEPDNLGNRDSVARFNVSRNDRSRIFQLAGNVTGAVIEGNVVHVGPGVDVQMIAATQWDGWARDVRFEDNVFRVAGTARYGHEVGRNGPDYLIGPGLAPADYIRFEGNSFLGRHIDVPQDKDGTYQASYVAAPADWAVPVFDPAKPEGFAEFLGRHRGWMMGMLQRELGRPVRLQQARAVSMFEARRRAR from the coding sequence TTGTTGAGAGTCGCCGCGATCCTGCTGCTGGCGTCGGCGATGCCGGTGATGGCGGAAACCTATCATGTCAACGCGCTGACCGGCGATGACCGGGCGAGCGGCCTTGCGCCCGAACAGGCGTGGCGGACGCTGGCGCGGGTCAACGCCTTTCCCCTTCAACCCGGCGACACCGTGCTGCTGACCGGTGGATCGGTGTGGAAGGAGCCGCTGACGATCACCCGTTCGGGCCGGGCGTCCGCGCCGATCATGGTGGGCGCGACCGGGCAGGGCGCACGGCCCCGGATCGAGGCGGGCGGGGTTTCGCCGCATGGCGTCGCGGTGCTCAACGCCGAATATGTGCGGATCAGCGGTCTGGAAGTCACCAACGACAGCGCCGACCGCGCGCCCGGCGCGGAGTCGCGTTACGGCGTGCTCGTGTCGGCGCAGGACCGGGGCGTGACGCGCGGCATCCGCGTCAGCGACATGTATGTGCATGACGTGCGCGGCACCAACGCGCGCAAGGATAATGGCGGCATCGTGTTTCAGGCGCTGGGGCCGAAGCGGGCGACGCGGTTTCAGGACATCGCGATCGAACGCAATATCGTCTGGCGTGTCGACCGTTCGGGCATTGCGGGCATCAGCGATCAGGTAAGCCGGACGAACTGGTTTCCGAGCGAGGAAGTCGTGATCCGCGACAATCTGGTCGAGGATGTGGGCGGCGACGGGATCGTGCCGCGCGGCACGGACGGCGCGCTGATCGAACATAACATCGTGCGTTATGCCGGGTCGCGCGCGCCCGGTTACAATGCCGGCATCTGGCAATGGAGCACGGACAGCAGCCTCATCCAGCTCAACGAGGCGGCCTTTACCGCGACGCGCTATGACGGGCAGGGGTTCGACAGCGACTTCAATTCGCGGCGCACGACCCTGCTCTACAATTACAGCCACGACAATCAGGGCGGGTTCCTGCTGATCTGCTCCCCCAAGCTGAGCGAGCCGGACAATCTGGGCAACCGTGACAGCGTCGCGCGCTTCAATGTCAGCCGCAACGACCGGAGCCGTATCTTCCAGTTGGCGGGCAATGTCACCGGGGCGGTGATCGAGGGCAATGTCGTGCATGTGGGTCCGGGCGTCGACGTGCAGATGATCGCCGCGACTCAGTGGGACGGATGGGCGCGGGACGTGCGGTTCGAGGATAATGTCTTCAGGGTGGCGGGCACGGCGCGCTACGGCCATGAAGTCGGGCGCAACGGGCCGGACTATCTGATCGGACCGGGCCTCGCGCCCGCCGATTATATCCGTTTCGAAGGCAACAGCTTCCTCGGGCGGCATATCGACGTGCCGCAGGACAAGGACGGGACATATCAGGCATCCTATGTCGCGGCGCCCGCCGACTGGGCGGTGCCTGTCTTCGATCCCGCCAAGCCCGAAGGTTTCGCCGAATTTCTGGGGCGGCATCGCGGCTGGATGATGGGGATGCTGCAGCGCGAACTGGGACGCCCGGTGCGATTGCAGCAGGCGCGTGCCGTTTCGATGTTCGAGGCGCGGCGGCGGGCGCGCTGA
- a CDS encoding hybrid sensor histidine kinase/response regulator produces MIVELDMLRRQFGRFLLPLFWGHVPLLAAVALMTGHSPAGAAVAGALLAGAYHLTWWREGSAPATRYLSAIALMGEPAILLFLLRGHAWQMDMHMYFFAMLALTIAWCDKRAILAAAAATALHHLLLLYLLPIAVFPGEGNVERVLLHAGIVAFQTTVLMWLSDKLVESFARNQQMGEEIWAKNAALEERTREAEEASRAKSLFLANMSHEIRTPMNAILGFCHLAQRGAADPRQQDYLGKIAQAGSSLLRLINDILDYSKNEAGKLTLERHPFSLRRAIENQINLVAEAAAAKQVTIESHIAKDVPERLVGDEIRFGQVALNLLSNAVKFSERGRVTVRLSMAPDGDGAPLVQLSVRDTGIGMSAEQQESLFSSFTQADSSTTRRFGGTGLGLAICRQIVGQMDGEIRVESAPGEGSCFTCRMRMAREEDGGAREAIAPDHVRSLRVLAADDNPASRQIMQDMFAGWGMAVDLVASGDEAVAAVEAADRSGRPYDLLLLDWKMPGMDGMSAIREVRAMALRHQPPRMVIVTAYGAEDLRGDLHDADVAGFLTKPIAPRTLMDTVGQLFAGGAPFRPAIALPQVEARLRGLKLLLVEDNEINQEIAVELLADAGLLVDVAENGRIACEKMEAQGGDYAAILMDVQMPEMDGIAATRIIRRTWPAGRLPIIAMTAHAYEEEKERGREAGMDDHVAKPVDPAALVATLNRWLKPRGEATAPDAAEGGKELEPLLPDSLPPFDISAALRRVNGKAALLRRLILSFGSTYGEVARDLRVYLSTGLLPDARRLAHSLKGVAGSLELAAVQRIAADIERMVAQEDMEQARLAIVDLEDAIAPAIAAARTLTGDPVGAAPVSASAADPARVEAARDALRDMLSRRSLGARAGFRRYADAAGLTPVQRAAHPLHQALERLDYDAALAWIDAQAQGAGVR; encoded by the coding sequence ATGATCGTCGAACTCGATATGCTGCGCCGCCAGTTCGGGCGGTTTCTGCTGCCGCTCTTCTGGGGGCATGTGCCGCTGCTGGCGGCGGTGGCTCTGATGACCGGCCATTCGCCCGCAGGCGCGGCGGTGGCGGGCGCGCTGCTCGCCGGAGCCTATCACCTGACATGGTGGCGGGAAGGGAGCGCGCCCGCGACCCGATATCTGTCGGCCATCGCCCTGATGGGGGAGCCTGCCATCCTGCTGTTCCTGCTGCGCGGCCATGCGTGGCAGATGGACATGCACATGTATTTCTTCGCGATGCTGGCGCTGACTATCGCATGGTGCGACAAGCGCGCGATCCTCGCGGCGGCGGCGGCGACGGCGCTGCATCACCTGCTGCTGCTCTACCTGCTGCCGATTGCCGTGTTTCCGGGCGAGGGCAATGTCGAGCGTGTGCTGCTCCATGCCGGGATCGTCGCGTTTCAGACGACCGTCCTCATGTGGCTGAGCGACAAGCTGGTCGAGAGCTTCGCGCGCAATCAGCAGATGGGCGAGGAGATATGGGCCAAGAACGCCGCGCTGGAAGAACGCACGCGCGAGGCGGAGGAGGCGAGCCGCGCCAAGAGCCTGTTCCTCGCCAATATGAGCCACGAGATCCGCACGCCGATGAATGCGATTCTGGGCTTCTGCCATCTGGCGCAGCGTGGCGCGGCGGACCCCCGGCAGCAGGATTATCTGGGCAAGATCGCGCAGGCGGGATCGTCGCTGCTGCGGCTCATCAACGACATTCTCGACTATTCGAAGAATGAGGCGGGCAAGCTGACGCTGGAGCGGCATCCGTTCAGCCTGCGCCGGGCGATCGAGAACCAGATCAACCTCGTCGCGGAAGCGGCGGCGGCGAAGCAGGTGACGATCGAATCGCATATCGCCAAGGACGTGCCCGAACGGCTGGTCGGCGACGAGATACGGTTCGGACAGGTGGCGCTCAACCTGCTGAGCAACGCGGTCAAATTTTCCGAGCGGGGCAGGGTGACGGTTCGCCTCTCGATGGCCCCGGACGGGGACGGCGCGCCGCTGGTGCAACTGTCCGTCCGCGACACCGGCATCGGCATGAGCGCGGAGCAGCAGGAAAGCCTGTTCAGCAGCTTCACGCAGGCGGACAGTTCGACGACGCGGCGCTTCGGCGGCACCGGCCTTGGCCTTGCCATCTGCCGCCAGATCGTCGGGCAGATGGACGGCGAGATCCGCGTCGAGAGCGCGCCGGGGGAAGGGAGCTGCTTCACCTGCCGGATGCGGATGGCGCGCGAGGAGGATGGCGGCGCGCGCGAAGCGATCGCGCCCGATCATGTGCGCTCGCTGCGCGTGCTGGCGGCGGACGACAATCCCGCTTCGCGCCAGATCATGCAGGACATGTTCGCCGGCTGGGGCATGGCGGTCGATCTGGTCGCGTCGGGGGACGAGGCGGTGGCGGCGGTGGAAGCGGCGGACCGGAGCGGGCGGCCCTATGACCTGCTGCTGCTCGACTGGAAGATGCCGGGCATGGACGGGATGAGCGCGATCCGGGAAGTCCGCGCCATGGCGCTGCGCCACCAGCCGCCACGCATGGTGATCGTCACCGCCTATGGCGCGGAGGATCTGCGCGGCGACCTGCACGATGCCGATGTGGCGGGGTTCCTCACCAAGCCGATTGCGCCGCGCACGCTGATGGACACCGTCGGGCAACTGTTCGCCGGAGGCGCGCCGTTCCGGCCTGCAATCGCGCTGCCGCAGGTCGAAGCGCGGCTGCGGGGGCTGAAACTGCTGCTGGTGGAGGATAATGAGATCAATCAGGAAATCGCGGTCGAACTGCTGGCCGATGCCGGACTGCTGGTCGACGTGGCGGAGAATGGCCGCATCGCCTGCGAGAAGATGGAGGCGCAGGGCGGCGACTATGCGGCGATCCTGATGGACGTGCAGATGCCCGAGATGGACGGTATCGCCGCGACGCGCATCATCCGCCGGACCTGGCCCGCCGGGCGGCTGCCGATCATCGCCATGACCGCGCACGCCTATGAGGAGGAGAAGGAGCGCGGCCGTGAGGCGGGGATGGACGATCATGTCGCCAAGCCCGTCGATCCCGCCGCGCTGGTGGCGACGCTCAACCGCTGGCTGAAGCCGCGCGGCGAGGCCACCGCGCCCGATGCGGCAGAGGGGGGTAAGGAACTGGAGCCGCTGTTGCCCGACAGCCTGCCGCCGTTCGACATTTCCGCAGCGCTGCGCCGGGTGAACGGCAAGGCGGCGCTGCTGCGCAGGCTGATCCTGAGCTTCGGGTCCACCTATGGCGAGGTGGCGCGCGACCTGCGCGTCTATCTGTCGACCGGATTGCTGCCTGACGCACGGCGGCTGGCGCACAGTCTGAAAGGCGTTGCGGGATCGCTGGAGCTGGCGGCGGTGCAGCGGATCGCCGCCGACATCGAACGCATGGTGGCGCAGGAGGATATGGAGCAGGCGCGGCTCGCCATCGTCGATCTGGAAGATGCCATCGCGCCCGCCATCGCGGCGGCGCGGACGCTGACAGGCGATCCGGTCGGCGCGGCGCCTGTGTCGGCCTCCGCCGCCGATCCCGCGCGGGTCGAGGCGGCGCGGGATGCGCTGCGCGATATGCTGTCGCGGCGGAGCCTCGGCGCGCGGGCAGGCTTCCGCCGCTATGCCGACGCGGCGGGACTCACCCCCGTGCAGCGGGCGGCGCATCCCCTGCATCAGGCGCTGGAGCGGCTGGACTATGACGCCGCGCTGGCGTGGATCGACGCCCAGGCGCAGGGCGCGGGAGTGCGATGA